Proteins encoded together in one Scheffersomyces stipitis CBS 6054 chromosome 5, complete sequence window:
- a CDS encoding predicted protein, with translation MSISTAPSAKNLVVDSSATVSTTLLTGSLVNLQLDTDVRDNEAILTSFTTSFTNLVVESGGSNENAIGSFSASSDLNTLTLSTDKPNIKSGSNSSSTGSALARGSGLRSLKLTLVLSSLIVTACLVQI, from the coding sequence ATGTCCATTTCCACAGCTCCATCAGCAAAGAATTTGGTGGTCGACAGCTCTGCCACAGTCCTGACCACACTTTTAACAGGCTCGTTGGTGAATTTGCAACTCGACACAGACGTCAGAGATAACGAAGCTATACTCACAAGTTTCACCACCAGTTTCACAAACTTAGTCGTCGAGAGTGGTGGCTCTAACGAAAATGCCATCGGAAGTTTCAGTGCCAGCTCCGATTTGAACACACTCACACTCAGCACCGATAAGCCAAACATCAAGTCAGGATCCAACTCCAGTTCAACGGGTCTGGCTTTAGCTAGAGGTTCGGGCTTGAGAAGCTTGAAGTTGACCTTGGTTTTGAGCTCGTTGATAGTCACCGCATGTCTAGTTCAGATTTAA